GAGGCGATGGACGTCATCGGCTCCGGCAAGGCAAGGATGCTGGAGTTCGGCGTTGCCGATGACACCGCCTGGCAGGTTGGCCTGTCCTGCGGTGGCCGCATCAAGGTTTATGTAGAGAGACTAGGCTGATCTCCCATGGATCCCTACGCGCTGAAGACACTCAACGCCGAACGTCGCGCCCGCCGCGCGGCGATCCTCGTCACCGATCTCGGTGACGGCCGCGATCGTATCGTGCGTGAGGGCGATCAGGTTGCGGGCGAGCTCGGAACAGCAATCGCCAGGGCTTTCCGATCAGGCAACTCCGGTTCCGTCGAAGCGGAAGGACGGACCATCTTCCTCAATGCGCATCTGCCGCAGCCGCGCCTTGTGGTGATCGGCGCCGTCCATATCAGCCAGGCGCTGGCGCCGATGGCAAGGATCGCCGGCTATCCCCTCGAGATCATTGATCCGCGCACCGCTTTCGCCACGCCGGACCGTTTTCCCGATGTCGCCTTGCATGCCGAGTGGCCGGAAGATGTATTGAAGCGCCAGCCGCTCGACGCCTACACGGCGCTTGCCGCCGTCACCCATGATCCGAAGATCGACGATTTCGCGCTGAAAGCCGCGCTTGACGCCAACTGCTTCTATGTCGGGGCGCTCGGCAGCCGCAAGACGCACGCCAAGCGAGTCGAGCGCCTGCTGGCGCTTGGCGCGAGTGCCGAACAGGTCGCCCGCATCCACGCGCCGATCGGGCTCGATATCGGCGCCGCGAGCCCCGCCGAGATCGCGGTCGCCATTCTCGCGCAAACCATCTTAGCCTTCCGCTCGCGCGGCCTCGATGCCTCTGCATCGCGCGTCCAGGTGGACGCGCGGCCTTCTGCGGGCGCGGTGGCGTGAAATTCGGTCCGATTCCGATTGAGGCGGCCGAAGGCGCGGTGCTGGCACATGCCACCACCGCCGGCGAAAAGCGCTTTCGCAAGGCCCACAGGTTGAGCGCCGAAGATGTCGCCATACTCAAAGCGGCAGAGATATCGCAGGTCGTTGCGGCCGTGCTGGCTTCGGGTGATCTCGGCGAGGACGCCGCGGCGCAGAGAATCGCCGAGGGCATGATTTTCAGCGGCGTCGAGGCCAGGCCCGCCGCCACCGGTCGGGTCAATCTCCATGCCAGGGCGGCCGGCATCTTCACGGTCGATGCCGCCATGATCGACGCCATCAACGCAGTCGATCCCGCCATTACCATCGCGACGCTGGCTCAGCACGCGCCGGTCGAGAAGGGCCGGATGGTCGCGACGGTGAAGATCATCCCGTTCGCGGTTGCCTCCACACTTGTCGACGCAGTGACGGAAATCTGTGCCGGCGGAGAGATCTTCGCCGTCAACGCCTACAGACCGGTGCGCGTCGGCGTCGTCCAGACGGTTCTGCCGGGCATCAAGTCCAGCGTGCTCGACAAGACGTTGCGCGTCACCGAAGCACGGCTGGCGCGCACGGGCGGCAGGCTGACGGCGGAACGCCGCACGGCACACGAGATCGCGCCGCTGGCCGATGCTGCCAACTCGCTGGCGCGCGACAACGACATTGTGGTGATCTTCGGCGCCTCGGCGATGAGCGATTTCGCCGATGTCGTTCCGGCGGCGATCGAAATGGCGGGGGGGACCGTCATCCGCGCCGGCATGCCAGTCGATCCTGGCAATCTGCTGGTGCTCGGCACGCTTGCCGGCAAGCGCGTCATCGGTGCGCCCGGCTGCGCCCGCAGTCCCAAGGAAAATGGCTTCGACTGGGTGCTTGACCGATTGATTGCCGGCCTCGACGTCACCGCCCGCGACATTGCCGGTATGGGGGTCGGCGGGCTGTTGATGGAAATCCCGACGCGGCCGCAGCCGCGCGAGCCG
The genomic region above belongs to Mesorhizobium sp. B4-1-4 and contains:
- a CDS encoding XdhC family protein, with amino-acid sequence MDPYALKTLNAERRARRAAILVTDLGDGRDRIVREGDQVAGELGTAIARAFRSGNSGSVEAEGRTIFLNAHLPQPRLVVIGAVHISQALAPMARIAGYPLEIIDPRTAFATPDRFPDVALHAEWPEDVLKRQPLDAYTALAAVTHDPKIDDFALKAALDANCFYVGALGSRKTHAKRVERLLALGASAEQVARIHAPIGLDIGAASPAEIAVAILAQTILAFRSRGLDASASRVQVDARPSAGAVA
- a CDS encoding NTP transferase domain-containing protein, with protein sequence MKFGPIPIEAAEGAVLAHATTAGEKRFRKAHRLSAEDVAILKAAEISQVVAAVLASGDLGEDAAAQRIAEGMIFSGVEARPAATGRVNLHARAAGIFTVDAAMIDAINAVDPAITIATLAQHAPVEKGRMVATVKIIPFAVASTLVDAVTEICAGGEIFAVNAYRPVRVGVVQTVLPGIKSSVLDKTLRVTEARLARTGGRLTAERRTAHEIAPLADAANSLARDNDIVVIFGASAMSDFADVVPAAIEMAGGTVIRAGMPVDPGNLLVLGTLAGKRVIGAPGCARSPKENGFDWVLDRLIAGLDVTARDIAGMGVGGLLMEIPTRPQPREPLPAKSKLKVGIVLLAAGRSSRMGGPNKLLALFDGQPLVRRTAERALASKASGTIIVTGHQRERVRAALSGLDVTFADNPDFADGLSTSLRAGIAYLPHDIAGAMIVLGDMPGVAPEDLDRLIDAFRKAGGNSVVRASHGGKRGNPVLLPRSLFPAIAHLEGDTGARHLVEAEGLDVIDVEIGEGASVDVDTREALEDAGGVLQD